In the Trichocoleus sp. FACHB-46 genome, one interval contains:
- a CDS encoding DUF4177 domain-containing protein has protein sequence EWEYKTIKFFAQGTFGAGKINEIELEDVLNEAGARGWELVTILPGTRANGELWDFVAVLKREVIS, from the coding sequence GTGAGTGGGAATATAAAACGATTAAGTTCTTTGCTCAAGGAACATTCGGGGCCGGGAAGATTAACGAAATAGAACTTGAGGATGTACTGAATGAAGCGGGAGCTAGAGGCTGGGAGTTAGTGACAATTCTTCCTGGCACACGTGCTAATGGGGAGCTGTGGGATTTTGTAGCAGTACTCAAGCGGGAGGTTATTTCATAG